From the Musa acuminata AAA Group cultivar baxijiao chromosome BXJ3-1, Cavendish_Baxijiao_AAA, whole genome shotgun sequence genome, the window attatacgcATCCAAACCGAAGCATCTGTCAACATTTCGGTGCAGGGAATTCAGCTCGGATTCTCGTTGCAGAAATAGCTTCCTCTGTAACATATGGCAGCTCCGTCCTCGGAATCCTCACGGACTTCAAAGCCACTAATAACATATTTCTCGATGGATTGAAACACCGGAAATAACCTTGATGCTCGggtatgatagaaataatagaagataagaacaatgattgaagaagctttattgtagaaatgaagaaatagctttagcttgaatctattaacatgttccctctcctatttatacaaattaggaggaaggatttccctaacagaatagaggattttcctcaacagaatagagaaatttcctcatatagttaggaaaatcttatcttctatcatgcccctgcaagatggtgctcctgacaaggataccaatcttggatcgatgcaaagaattgtttacaaacgagaggcttcatgagtaagataagtgtagatcgctgctgctgttgttgcgattgctgttgctgtgatggcacaggcgttcccttcattctccttaagtctgtcAAATGTTgatagatcagcgaagactaccgcgatgaggaagatgaggattgaccacggagcctcttaggaatgcaacggcattggtcgctggctgaagggtgaagcttcactttcttcagcgacgttggtcgctggccgaaggcaagagcgaagcctcgaggaagctgtagcaaaagaggaaggaaaatagctacaacgaggaagaaaggtggggcagtgctgatgagcagcactaaagatgccgtagcggaagggaacggacgttggcgcagagtggccaattcatcattggtgttgccactctgcgccaacgtccgttcccttccgctacggcatctttagtgctgctcatcagcactgccccacatttcttcctcgttgtagctattttccttcctcttctgctacagcttcctcctctgttgcagtttcctcttttgctgtagtagcatcactgcaatattgctgtagatttcttctctaccgttaCAGCcgaccacgaccaacgtcgttgagaaaagcgaagcttcactcttgccttcggccagtgaccaacgtcgctaagaaaagtgaagcttcacccttcggctagcgaccaatgccgttgcattcctaagaggttccgtggtcaatcctcatcttcctcaccgcggtagtcttcgctgatctgtcaacattcggcagacttaaggagaatgaagggaacgcctgtgccatcacagcaacagcaatcgcaacaacagcggcagcgatctacacttatcttactcatgaagcctctcatttgtaaacaattctttgcatcgatccaagattggtatccttgtcaggagcaccatcttttgcgtgggcatgatagaagataagattttcctaattatatgaggaatttctctattctgttgaggaaaatcctctattctgttagggaaatcctccctcctaatttgtataaataggagaacgaacatgttaatagattcaagctaaagctatttcatttctataataaagcttcttcaattattgttcttatcttctattatttctatcagggTAAAACTCCTGCTTCGGTTTTCTCGTTTCCTTCACCGATACATGGAATCATCAGACGCGTTTGAAGACGAGAACATGTGCGAAAGGAAGAAGAGCTTGTGGTCAGAGACTCCAGGAAACAAAGCTGCTCTTGGAGTATACTGGGACTTCATAGGCGAGCGAATCGATTAATGATTTCCTTAACTTATTTACTGGCAAGAAGATTTAATCTTCTTTCAGGTTGTGGACGGTGTGCAGCGGCAGAAGAACCAGCCGAGCTTCTACCTGATAAACTCGATGCTTTTCCGGTTCTTTCTCCTGTAATGCGCCCTGCCAAACCCTGGTTTGCTTTGTTGTGACATTTCTGTACGTAGAGCTTTCCCCACTCTTTCCGATCTGCGACAGGAAAGCTTAGATTTCTTGTTAAGTGGAAGAAAAGCTTcagctcctttttctttttgaggGAACTTTGTAATGATCAAATGGATTGTTCTCCTCGCCGACGGTTTGCTATTTGTCTACACGTTGGTCTTCGAACAACATCGTCAGTTCAAAGTACTATCCGTGCTACTCCCTTTTGTTGAATTGTCGCATTCAGAAAGTGGATGGAAAACTCGATGACTTCTGCATTTCTGATGATGCAAAAGCCTTGTTTTCGTTGTTTACAAGATGTTTGCATGGTCGTCTTCCGATACTTGTGGTCTGCAACACAGTAACTCTTATCTTGGATTCAAGGATCAGATGAGGAAGCTCTGCTTTTGGATAGAAACAGCCTCATATTCTAAGAATCAGAATTCGAATGACGGCTATGGAATACGTGAAGGCAACCGAGTTTGAACGAGTCCATTAAGTTCATACACCGGTCTTTGTACATAAATATATTCTTCTTGGATGGTGTTGAGGGGTTGAAGAAGGGGTGTGTGTAGACAGATTGTTTGTGGAAGAATTGTTTGTGTGATAGTTGGAGAAACACTTTCAGGTATATTTTATATATAGCTTTTCTTTTGTGATCAGTCTGTCAAGCAAACTTCTTTTCCGATGGTTTAAACTATTTCTTGGCTTATGAGATAGACTTAAGTGTTAAGCTTCTCGGTCTCCTTTCTTTTCTTGATGATCTATCTTATGATATGCTTTCAAGTAACACGATGCAGCTCGATGCTTAATTGCACTTCAAATCCACTTTCTAGGAGAATAGATTGGGAGTTAGCAGTTGCATTAGGGATGACTTGTGGTGGTGGTGTAGGAGTGACAAGAGGAATATGATAAGGCAAATGACATGATAATTTGCACAACTCCAAATAATACTTGATTATGTTAAGTTGGAGAAAACTTTCCATGGTAGGGTGACGGAGAGCAGATTTACACAAGTGGAGCGACCTCCGAATTATTAAAAAGTCGTTTGAATATAAAAATAACATCAGAGGCTTCATGAATCGAGAAAAAAAGGGTTTCTCCACCCTAATCTTTAAGCCAGTATCATCTTTTATTATGAGATCTTTTTGTATGGTACTGATTTAGTATGCGCTCAAGTGAgacgaggcgaggtgaggcccgagctcTTTGCTTCATTTCtaagcggcgcgcttcaaagaggggcCACCAGGATGCTCGCCCGAGCCTAAGCGTCGGGCGTTTCAGGAGAGCGCCCAGGTTAAACAAGATGAtcgaaccaacgttttaggtctggttcgatcttcaatgctttagttggtttaattgaattaactaaagcaccgatatctgtTTTCCTCTCGTAACTTTCCAACTATAACCCTACTCATCACTGTCGTTGCTCGCTACTATCGttaccaccgtcgtcgctcccgtTGCTCATTGCTATCATTGTCGCTCTCGCTTTTACCGCTCGCTGTTGCTCCTGCTCCTGATGCTCACTAATGCTGCTCGCAGCTACCGCTACTGCCACTATGGTTGCTCATGGCTTCCGCTCTCGTTGCTGTTACCACTATCGTCGCTCACCTCTCCCGCACTCACTACCATTGCTCGCTGCTACCTCGTCTCACCTCGACTCGAtagtatattaacaatatactgttaactgtatgctagtaataaattttttattagattaataatatatttattttaattttaatactattagtttttatttatttgaaattattgttattattttgttttgagatttttttgttaatgtgacattatgattttatAAGATttcattaatttaatattattttttatttaaataattatatttattaattatattatatgtttttatattttagcatatcgcttcgctcgggcgagcgcctaacgccttaggcgtttttagaccttggcgcctaacactttttaaatcactattaTACGatcatataaaattttgatttcgTTATTTTGTGATATATTGGCTCTATTTCTAATACCAATATATCATTAcagaatttaatataaaaaaggaGTTAAGTTCGATTGAGACTCCTTCAAAACTCTATCGAGGGAGGGTACGTAAAATAAAAAATGCTTATTTGATGCTTAAGTTTGAAAATAGATTCAGAGaatttaaaacttaaaaatataataGTTTTTAATAACTAACTAAACTAAATAGGCTGACAAAGATATAACCAATTGTATTATTTCAAATAACTAAATCAGAAAAAACTCCTATAGAAaaagatataataaaaaaatcttatacTTATTTGCGGAGGAAAATTAGTTATACACATGACACTATATCCTAAATTCCTTTCGATGTTATTGACATGAAAATTACTTCACTGCTATAACGTTGAATCATTTCAAATGGTAAATACTTTCATTGTATACAACGAAGAGAAGATAGTAAGTCATCCTTTTATGGAACCCCACAGCATGCAGCAGACCGGGCTGAGACGAGGCCCAATTCTCCCAGCTGTGTGACCCACGACAGGGGTCAGGGTTCTCCTCAAAACTGGTGGGCCACGAGTCCTTTTGACCCATAAAGAGAAACCTGTTCCGCGTTGGCCGTTTTACAGGAAATCCCTCCCCCTGGCCTTAAAAACCCTAACCTCGGCTCCACGGCAAGAAGATCGAGTCAAGAGAGAGGCGGAGAGCGAAGAGGCGAGATGGATCCGCAGTTGGTGGAACTCACGCAGCTCTTCGAGCGATTCAAGGCCGCCTGCGTGAGGAACGATTTCAGCACCTGCGCCAATCTACTCTCCCAGCTCAAGGTACGTTGCTCTCTCCTCCCCGCTTTCCATGATTTTTAATGGGCTGATGCCGGCAGATGTTCCTTCTTCTTGTGGTGAAGTAGGGGAGATTTAACATGCTTTCTAACCCTAATATGTGCGAATTGGTGGATTAGCAACTCCGAATTTAAGCGATTGCGTGGTATGAACTTTTTAGGGTTTGAAACTGAAGGCTTTCAGAAACCTACCCTTTTAAATGATGAAATactggagaagaaaaaaaaaaaaagagaaatttagATTAATGGAATGCAAGCTTCCATGAAAATGCAGAGAACATGAAGCCCTTGGTTTTGCTGGTCCTGTAAGCTTTAATTGCTATATATGTACAGCCAAAGATAGCTGTTTGGATCTGATGCAACTGACGTTGATCGTCTTATTCTcggaaatttgtttcaaaagctcAGGCTTTATCTGCAGGAACATGATCAAGGGCCAGATTCAAGATGATAAATCACATCTAAGGATAGATTAATGCATCATTTGTTATTCATTTTATTtgcctctcttttgacatattgcTCAAGGAATCTTCTttaggttttcatacaaaaaagctTTGTGCACTCTGCAGGTACGATTGACGGCATTTCCTAGTCTGCCACCATCATTTCAGGAAACACCAAGTGCTGTTCAGGAGCTGACAATAGCAAGTAACATTTTTTTCACTCATAAAGCTTCATTTCTTTTATCTTAATTTAATTCTTAATATAGTTATGGCAGTTCTGTGAGATAGTCATTTGGCTTAATTGATTGATGCAGACCTTCATTTATGTCTGCAGTGGACTTTTATAGTCCATCTGTGTGGTGTGTTATTGGATATGACCAACAAAATCATGTGATGAAGTCATACATGGTTTAAGTGGATGGGTGTAGTTAAGCTAGTAGAATAATATGTTGGTTGCAAGTTATCGACCAAGTTATATATTGGAATCTTGTGAGGTTTGTTGTGCCAAGATAATTATGTATGCCAAACTGTCTTCGATGATGTTGCACGCCGTActttttttttccatcaatttAATTCGGTTTATCATAGTAATTGTTTGTAGTGAATGAGAAAACCTGATGGATTCTCTCATTTTTCAACTTATGATGTTTGCTTCTTCAGATAACTGAACGGGTATAATCCCTCAGTTCCATTGTTCATTGTTTCTTATTCTTGCATTTATGGTCTCCAGAAATTTTTGAATGACCATTTTTGACATATTATGTTGGTTATTATAAGTTTCTTGATATTACAAAATGTCCGCCATATTCTTCTTTCAATAAAATCATGAATGCTATTGCTGGAGAAATTTCAGGAGATATATTTGAACATGCTGTTGTGTTGAGTGTGAAGACTGAAGATCAAGATGCCTTTGAAAGGGATTTCTTTCAACTTAAGCCTTACTATACTGATACAAGGTATGTTGCCTCAATTATATttgcatatttattttattttattgcaaaAATAAAAGACATAGATGAAAAGGTTCTTTTCTCAATGCTTATGAAACTAGTTGTACAGAATTGACATTTGTTTTTTATTGGTGGAACGTATACATTGTAGTAAAACATGGTCACACCACCATGTTGGTTATAATTGATCTTTTTGTGTATCACCTAAGCATGAGCCCTTCTAAGAACCATAGTAGTTACAGTTGAACTATGTTGACTTAATGAAATTACTTTTGCTGACGCTTTGGTGTGGGTACTGTTACTGCATTACTAACATTaggctaaaattttaatgtttgctgTTTTTTATTggttttctttatgattcaattaTCTATTGTCATCTATCATCCATTGTCTCACTGTGGTAGTGTTAGAATACACTGATAGCTAGCGACAGCCTTTCTTAATTATCCTATGTATGAATTTAAGTTAATGGATGGCTACTTGCATCATTTGTAACCATGCTAAATGCGTCTTCAGAAACTATTGGGGCTCTATGGTTTTGCAACTATTATGTCTTAACTTCTTTATAACTTTGTCTTTTAACAGCGGTATAATACCACCATCACCCCAGGAGTACCCGATCTTGGGCCTTAACCTACTGAGGCTGCTGGTACAAAATAGAATCGCGGAATTCCACACGGAACTTGAACTTCTTCCGCAAAGTGCTTTGGAAAATGCTTGCATCAAGCATGCCGTGGAGCTGGAACAATCTTTCATGGAAGGAGCTTACAACCGTGTCTTGAGTGCAAGGCAGACTGTGCCACATGATACTTACGTTTATTTCATGGATCTTCTTGCAAAGACGGTCAGGTAATGTGCCTTGCATGTCCTTTAACCCATATTTACATTTTTTGGAACTTCCGAGTTATCCAGAGGATATTTAGAAATTCTTTCACTCGCAGAGATGAGATTGCTGGATGCAGTGAAAAAGCCTATGATTATTTGTCAATTAATGATGCCAAGAAAATCTTAATGTTCTCTTCTGATCAAGAGCTTTCTGAGTATATCACAGAGGTATGGATATGATAGTAGGATGGACGTACCTTTCCTAATACTAAGAACTTTTTTCATGTTTAAGTCATGCCGTCCCTCCATGCAGGAGCATCCGGAATGGGAAATCAATAATGGATGTGTGTTCTTTCAGAAGGCcaaagaatctcaaccttccaaggAGATACCGGCGCTTCAACTGATCAACCAGACATTGAGTTATGCTAGAGAATTGGAGCGCATCGTCTGAATGTATCCATGGTGTATTTTTCTTGTTAATGACAACCATAAGCTTAAGATCTTTGCTTATCGTCCGAATGACAGTTTTTAAATACCTTTGGTTTGCTTGTTTCTTTTATTCATGCAGACACCCTTTAATTTTCTTATCGCCTTAAATGTATAAGAAAAAGGTGACCAGATCTCTATTCCAAACCTCATTCATTGTGTTTCTGTGCAGCTGATCCGATGGATTCTTGAAACATTACCAGGTGAAGGTTTCTTAACCTACGTTTCACCGTGCGACCAAAAGGTATTATTGCCCCCATGTGTTCTGTTCATGGTACTCAGATTGTCTATGTAATTCCACGCTACAACTTAGTTTCGTACTTGACTTTTTTTCATGcttcatgaaaattattttcggaAAAAAATACACCAAAAAAGTGATTTTTGTATCTGTCCTGTTAGATTTAACATAAACATCATGCCTATAGAAATCTCCTTCCATTTGGTTGTCATCACCATCACCGCGTCGCCATACCCCACCGAGGATGAAACGTATCGACCCTTCTTTTCATGTTCGTGGATGTATCTTGTGGACTAATTGCTGCAATGGGTATAAGTTTGGAGGTGCTTCCGCGTCTTCTCGAGTTCCTTTCCCTGCTTTTGACTTGGCTCCACACTAACCATGCAcgactaaattgcttatcatttgCTCCCTGTGGTTTGAATTAAAAATCGCGAGGCATGAATCTTATTATTACGCAATCTTATTATAGCAGCAACACGTTGCGGAATCCATCCTATGACAGATAGTTTGACCCGGGACGAAGACCTACAAGTTTGGAGGCTTCGCCACCAGGATCAAGCTCGATTTCTTGTGCACCGCAATCCCGGACGCTTCGCTCATGTCCATCTCCTCCCCAGCCATCCCGTCCGGCAGCTGCCAGTCGAAATGGTACAACAAGTTCGCCAGCGCAAGCTCGGTGGTGACCATGGCGAAAGCGACCCCGGGACAACCTCTCCGGCCTGCCCCGAACGGTATCAACTGGAAGTCCTGCCCCTTGAAATCGATGCTGTTGCCCACGAATCTCTCGGGCCAGAACTCCTCCGGCTTCTC encodes:
- the LOC135629046 gene encoding 26S proteasome non-ATPase regulatory subunit 8 homolog A-like, encoding MDPQLVELTQLFERFKAACVRNDFSTCANLLSQLKVRLTAFPSLPPSFQETPSAVQELTIARDIFEHAVVLSVKTEDQDAFERDFFQLKPYYTDTSGIIPPSPQEYPILGLNLLRLLVQNRIAEFHTELELLPQSALENACIKHAVELEQSFMEGAYNRVLSARQTVPHDTYVYFMDLLAKTVRDEIAGCSEKAYDYLSINDAKKILMFSSDQELSEYITEEHPEWEINNGCVFFQKAKESQPSKEIPALQLINQTLSYARELERIV